One Hypomesus transpacificus isolate Combined female chromosome 21, fHypTra1, whole genome shotgun sequence genomic region harbors:
- the si:ch211-214c7.4 gene encoding proline-rich protein 36 isoform X1 has protein sequence MKPDGVAMATMEPTEALGGEPSQPVTSVVVMEEEEEVVPPEGSPPTQPEEQAQGATAPPAPQEGNDKAAETKDKPKGTTKARPGTGGTAGTKLTSQTRPSSRPGTAPGRVMNGVKPSTNDLTKKTAPDKKRTTTTTSTGAASAAAAKKPVGGATAAASSVRTQTKVTDKKHVGVPRTNSAATTATNGTKTTTGNGTLSKRPTTGPVNGTRPKTTAPRPTSAPKPSTSVAKPDRMTVPKATRPATQPPTSRPGVSTATSKPPGTSTTARPPAHRLGATAPPAVRTTVAPSSKPTTAKKDVTKPPAKKPVAAATNKTTKPDAPKPTAAPRSDPVSKHPPPSKTADLKTARPQATRKAPPTARPPATRQPLGRTPPASPITKPAAGGTAQSIKRTSKPTQSVVPFSITKKPHGATVAVTAAVTAAVVAVVSATSTEPEVAAQAEAEEVSPEVPSALVPALITVSPPSPSPVEVTPPGYHDTPTVDLTSPPLSPVMSTASLQQDPILAAVPLSPEQEPRPFLAEATPAVASLVESTQSEEPALLMPEVSETSSPVALEASAPQGDVIFKAEANLNEDEEEDDEEEREGSQQVSVSDMSGTQPTEESRPGSAGPAGGSAWRGGGALLSELDSEEVSCSQQGASELSAPGVLEGTESMDDLGDASLKGAIVDMEGASAGSPDFEKVPDIPANDFEEDEEEDEDDDDRVCDMEVGSERAEDPRRVRHEEEEEEDEDVEMASEGVTESGLESYGNADEDDFAEDERLDNLNRAALLHPAPLLPSAAQWDQPNNPWAQPFQPAQNASAPLLAPASPSVDAWQADSETPTQSPAQAWLELGSAPFVPQEPALHMPSASLPKLSPAQGLDEEHQPGLGPMQTLAPAPISGPGMSQSSTLSSADLATHSSSETSTPEELRNYNKEGKLHGGQAPAPVLSLQPDPEDQDLGIHLEQGDGEEEEAETLPADEVLGGPATAPTSNPSSSSTSEDEASDTEGEAQLDEPLEDGGIVNAAFEAKPAAAAQRCLSALEEGEEAIGEEWGGDTPHSANSAASYGFDMTTTASSSNAHSAGEGCPKSPGIFSLEELPEEDKAPSLIGEPTSPRQPSSGEPPVDLLPLGGDGGGSHPDEHLYMLCGRQGAELGEFGDLGGPLDPSLSLGSRHPEPGSDAQPPYYSAICEKTENSLEGNV, from the exons ATGAAACCGGATGGGGTTGCCATGGCTACCATGGAGCCCACAGAAGCACTAGGAGGCGAGCCCTCCCAGCCGGTAACGTCCgttgtggtgatggaggaggaggaggaggtggtgccGCCAGAAGGCTCCCCCCCAACGCAACCTGAGGAGCAGGCCCAAGGCGCCACagcgccccccgccccccaggagGGCAATGACAAGGCAGCAGAGACCAAAGACAAACCCAAAGGTACAACCAAGGCCCGGCCTGGCACGGGTGGCACCGCCGGCACCAAGCTCACGAGCCAGACGAGACCCAGCTCTCGCCCGGGCACCGCTCCGGGCCGTGTGATGAACGGAGTCAAGCCCTCAACCAACGACCTGACCAAGAAAACCGCACCGGACAAGAAGAGAACTACAACTACCACAAGTACTGGAGCGGCATCGGCCGCCGCAGCTAAAAAGCCAGTGGGCGGAGCCACAGCTGCTGCTTCTTCTGTCAGGACCCAGACCAAGGTGACTGACAAGAAGCATGTGGGAGTGCCCCGGACCAACTCTGCTGCTACCACAGCAACCAACGGTACCAAGACAACCACAGGGAATGGTACTCTAAGCAAGAGACCAACGACTGGACCAGTTAATGGGACCAGACCTAAAACTACAG cTCCCAGGCCGACATCTGCCCCGAAGCCCAGCACTTCCGTAGCCAAACCAGACAGGATGACGGTTCCCAAGGCAACCAG ACCTGCCACCCAGCCACCAACGTCTCGCCCGGGCGTCTCCACGGCCACATCCAAGCCACCCGGCACCTCCACCACGGCCAGGCCTCCTGCCCATAGACTAGGCGCCACAGCTCCCCCTGCTGTCAGGACTACAGTAGCACCGTCCTCCAAACCCACCACTGCTAAGAAAG ATGTTACCAAACCACCGGCTAAAAAGCCTGTGGCGGCGGCCACTAACAAAACTACCAAGCCAGATGCCCCTAAACCGACCGCTGCCCCCAGATCCGACCCAGTCTCCaagcacccccctccctccaagaCTGCCGACCTGAAAACAGCCAGGCCCCAAGCCACACGGAAAGCACCCCCTACCGCCCGGCCGCCTGCCACCCGACAGCCCCTGGGCCGGACCCCACCTGCCTCTCCCATTACCAAGCCGGCCGCCGGCGGCACCGCTCAGTCGATCAAACGCACCTCCAAGCCCACCCAGTCTGTTGTGCCGTTCTCGATCACCAAGAAGCCTCATGGCGCGACGGTGGCCGTGACGGCGGCCGTGACAGCGGCCGTTGTGGCCGTTGTCTCTGCAACTTCCACGGAGCCCGAGGTGGCAGCACAGGCAGAAGCGGAGGAAGTATCACCGGAGGTCCCATCAGCCCTTGTCCCAGCTCTGATCAccgtgtctcctccctctccttcccccgtgGAGGTTACTCCACCCGGGTACCACGACACCCCAACAGTAGATCTTACCTCCCCTCCACTCAGCCCCGTCATGTCAACAGCCAGTCTGCAGCAGGACCCGATACTTGCTGCTGTCCCCCTCAGTCCAGAACAGGAACCAAGGCCTTTCCTAGCAGAAGCTACCCCAGCTGTGGCCTCACTTGTAGAGTCAACACAGTCAGAGGAGCCTGCACTGCTAATGCCCGAGGTGTCGGAAACGTCCTCGCCGGTAGCTCTCGAGGCTTCTGCCCCTCAAGGGGACGTTATTTTCAAAGCGGAGGCCAACCTcaatgaggatgaggaggaagatgatgaagaggagagggagggcagccAGCAGGTGTCCGTGTCAGACATGAGCGGTACCCAGCCCACGGAGGAGTCCCGGCCCGGCTCGGCAGGGCCCGCCGGAGGGTCGGCGTGGCGAGGGGGCGGCGCTCTCCTGTCGGAGCTCGACTCCGAGGAAGTGAGCTGCAGCCAACAGGGGGCGTCCGAGCTGAGCGCTCCGGGGGTCTTGGAGGGCACGGAGAGCATGGACGACCTGGGAGATGCCAGCCTGAAGGGGGCCATCGTGGACATGGAAGGGGCGTCTGCTGGCTCCCCCGACTTCGAGAAGGTGCCGGACATCCCGGCGAACGATtttgaggaggacgaggaggaagacgaggacgaTGACGATCGAGTGTGTGACATGGAGGTCGGGTCGGAGCGAGCGGAGGACCCGAGGAGGGTGAGgcatgaagaggaggaagaggaggatgaagatgtgGAGATGGCCAGCGAGGGCGTGACTGAGAGCGGGCTGGAAAGCTACGGGAACGCTGACGAAGACGACTTTGCTGAAGATGAGCGGTTGGACAACCTCAATCGTGCTGCCCTGcttcaccctgcccccctgctgccctcagcCGCGCAATGGGACCAACCAAACAACCCCTGGGCCCAGCCATTCCAGCCAGCCCAGAATGCCTCAGCACCTCTGTTAGCCCCCGCCAGCCCTTCAGTAGACGCCTGGCAGGCGGACTCTGAAACCCCAACCCAGTCTCCCGCCCAAGCCTGGCTAGAGCTGGGCTCAGCCCCCTTTGTTCCCCAAGAACCGGCTCTCCACATGCCTTCAGCTAGCTTGCCGAAACTTAGTCCTGCTCAAGGCCTGGATGAGGAGCACCAGCCTGGCCTGGGCCCCATGCAGACCCTGGCCCCCGCACCCATCTCTGGCCCGGGCATGTCCCAGTCCAGCACCTTGAGCAGTGCCGACCTGGCTACCCATAGCAGCAGTGAGACCAGCACACCGGAGGAGCTGCGAAACTACAACAAGGAGGGTAAGCTCCACGGTGGGCAGGCCCCTGCTCCGGTGCTGTCCCTCCAGCCTGACCCAGAGGACCAGGACTTGGGCATCCACCTGGAGCAAGGtgatggggaggaagaggaggcagagacccTTCCCGCAGACGAGGTGCTGGGCGGTCCTGCCACGGCCCCCACCTCCAACCCCTCGTCCTCATCCACCAGCGAGGACGAAGCCAGCGACACGGAAGGCGAGGCCCAGCTGGATGAGCCCCTGGAGGACGGCGGGATCGTCAACGCGGCGTTCGAAGCCAagcccgccgccgccgcccagcgctgcctgtctgctttggaGGAAGGCGAAGAAGCCATCGGCGAGGAGTGGGGCGGCGACACGCCGCATTCAGCCAACTCGGCTGCATCTTACGGCTTCGACATGACGACCACGGCTTCCAGCTCCAACGCCCACTCCGCGGGGGAGGGCTGCCCCAAGAGCCCGGGCATCTTCTCCCTGGAGGAGCTGCCGGAGGAAGACAAGGCTCCATCCCTCATCGGGGAGCCGACCTCCCCACGGCAGCCCTCCTCGGGTGAGCCACCCGTAGACCTCCTGCCTCTGGGAGGAGACGGGGGTGGTTCTCACCCCGATGAGCATCTCTATATGCTGTGTGGGAGGCAGGGAGCGGAGCTGGGGGAGTTTGGGGACCTGGGGGGGCCCCTggacccctccctgtctctgggCTCTCGGCACCCAGAGCCTGGGTCTGATGCTCAGCCGCCCTACTACTCTGCCATCTGTGAAAAGACTGAGAACTCTCTGGAAGGTAACGTAtag
- the LOC124483704 gene encoding proline-rich protein 36-like, with protein MQWQQELEQQTQQQPAAAAGQKAQSAVQLSPSSGLCTIYEALENSEEEDDDDEEDDHVVKELSMEENGDLTPTLKDGEGQRERRTFIEEQEDTDPSVTSSCHTTPPPDSPPQVEPRHPSPGTESPEGESPPPPESPERPPPPDLDWGKKVDIVQQLINQTLLLAGDGCSSLLLLPGGGGGTLSPLESSLWPNLAPLTPPSATVTSVSSFSPEAPGSSPQGEWTVVELETHH; from the coding sequence ATGCAGTGGCAGCAGGAGTTAGAGCAGCAGACTCAACAacaaccagcagcagcagcaggccagAAAGCCCAGTCTGCCGTCCAGCTGTCGCCTTCCTCCGGGCTCTGCACCATCTACGAAGCACTGGAGAAtagcgaggaggaggatgatgatgatgaagaggacgACCATGTAGTAAAGGAACTGAGCATGGAGGAGAACGGCGATCTAACGCCAACTCTGAAGGATGGCGAAGGCCAACGAGAGAGGAGGACGTTCATCGAAGAACAAGAAGATACGGACCCTTCCGTCACCAGCTCCTGTCACACCACGCCCCCGCCGGACTCCCCCCCTCAGGTGGAGCCCCGGCACCCCTCTCCCGGAACGGAGAGCCCCGAGGGCgagtcccctccccctccagagtCGCCGGAGCGGCCCCCTCCCCCGGACCTGGACTGGGGGAAGAAGGTGGACATCGTCCAGCAACTCATCAACCAGACCCTTCTGCTGGCCGGCGACGGCTGCTCTTCCCTGCTCCTTcttccagggggagggggaggcacaCTGAGCCCCCTGGAAAGCAGCCTCTGGCCCAATCTGGCCCCCCTCACCCCGCCCTCGGCCACTGTCACCTCCGTCAGCAGCTTCTCCCCAGAGGCTCCGGGGAGCTCGCCACAGGGAGAGTGGACGGTGGTGGAGTTGGAGACCCACCACTGA
- the si:ch211-214c7.4 gene encoding proline-rich protein 36 isoform X2, whose translation MKPDGVAMATMEPTEALGGEPSQPVTSVVVMEEEEEVVPPEGSPPTQPEEQAQGATAPPAPQEGNDKAAETKDKPKGTTKARPGTGGTAGTKLTSQTRPSSRPGTAPGRVMNGVKPSTNDLTKKTAPDKKRTTTTTSTGAASAAAAKKPVGGATAAASSVRTQTKVTDKKHVGVPRTNSAATTATNGTKTTTGNGTLSKRPTTGPVNGTRPKTTAPRPTSAPKPSTSVAKPDRMTVPKATRPATQPPTSRPGVSTATSKPPGTSTTARPPAHRLGATAPPAVRTTVAPSSKPTTAKKDVTKPPAKKPVAAATNKTTKPDAPKPTAAPRSDPVSKHPPPSKTADLKTARPQATRKAPPTARPPATRQPLGRTPPASPITKPAAGGTAQSIKRTSKPTQSVVPFSITKKPHGATVAVTAAVTAAVVAVVSATSTEPEVAAQAEAEEVSPEVPSALVPALITVSPPSPSPVEVTPPGYHDTPTVDLTSPPLSPVMSTASLQQDPILAAVPLSPEQEPRPFLAEATPAVASLVESTQSEEPALLMPEVSETSSPVALEASAPQGDVIFKAEANLNEDEEEDDEEEREGSQQVSVSDMSGTQPTEESRPGSAGPAGGSAWRGGGALLSELDSEEVSCSQQGASELSAPGVLEGTESMDDLGDASLKGAIVDMEGASAGSPDFEKVPDIPANDFEEDEEEDEDDDDRVCDMEVGSERAEDPRRVRHEEEEEEDEDVEMASEGVTESGLESYGNADEDDFAEDERLDNLNRAALLHPAPLLPSAAQWDQPNNPWAQPFQPAQNASAPLLAPASPSVDAWQADSETPTQSPAQAWLELGSAPFVPQEPALHMPSASLPKLSPAQGLDEEHQPGLGPMQTLAPAPISGPGMSQSSTLSSADLATHSSSETSTPEELRNYNKEGKLHGGQAPAPVLSLQPDPEDQDLGIHLEQGDGEEEEAETLPADEVLGGPATAPTSNPSSSSTSEDEASDTEGEAQLDEPLEDGGIVNAAFEAKPAAAAQRCLSALEEGEEAIGEEWGGDTPHSANSAASYGFDMTTTASSSNAHSAGEGCPKSPGIFSLEELPEEDKAPSLIGEPTSPRQPSSGEPPVDLLPLGGDGGGSHPDEHLYMLCGRQGAELGEFGDLGGPLDPSLSLGSRHPEPGSDAQPPYYSAICEKTENSLEG comes from the exons ATGAAACCGGATGGGGTTGCCATGGCTACCATGGAGCCCACAGAAGCACTAGGAGGCGAGCCCTCCCAGCCGGTAACGTCCgttgtggtgatggaggaggaggaggaggtggtgccGCCAGAAGGCTCCCCCCCAACGCAACCTGAGGAGCAGGCCCAAGGCGCCACagcgccccccgccccccaggagGGCAATGACAAGGCAGCAGAGACCAAAGACAAACCCAAAGGTACAACCAAGGCCCGGCCTGGCACGGGTGGCACCGCCGGCACCAAGCTCACGAGCCAGACGAGACCCAGCTCTCGCCCGGGCACCGCTCCGGGCCGTGTGATGAACGGAGTCAAGCCCTCAACCAACGACCTGACCAAGAAAACCGCACCGGACAAGAAGAGAACTACAACTACCACAAGTACTGGAGCGGCATCGGCCGCCGCAGCTAAAAAGCCAGTGGGCGGAGCCACAGCTGCTGCTTCTTCTGTCAGGACCCAGACCAAGGTGACTGACAAGAAGCATGTGGGAGTGCCCCGGACCAACTCTGCTGCTACCACAGCAACCAACGGTACCAAGACAACCACAGGGAATGGTACTCTAAGCAAGAGACCAACGACTGGACCAGTTAATGGGACCAGACCTAAAACTACAG cTCCCAGGCCGACATCTGCCCCGAAGCCCAGCACTTCCGTAGCCAAACCAGACAGGATGACGGTTCCCAAGGCAACCAG ACCTGCCACCCAGCCACCAACGTCTCGCCCGGGCGTCTCCACGGCCACATCCAAGCCACCCGGCACCTCCACCACGGCCAGGCCTCCTGCCCATAGACTAGGCGCCACAGCTCCCCCTGCTGTCAGGACTACAGTAGCACCGTCCTCCAAACCCACCACTGCTAAGAAAG ATGTTACCAAACCACCGGCTAAAAAGCCTGTGGCGGCGGCCACTAACAAAACTACCAAGCCAGATGCCCCTAAACCGACCGCTGCCCCCAGATCCGACCCAGTCTCCaagcacccccctccctccaagaCTGCCGACCTGAAAACAGCCAGGCCCCAAGCCACACGGAAAGCACCCCCTACCGCCCGGCCGCCTGCCACCCGACAGCCCCTGGGCCGGACCCCACCTGCCTCTCCCATTACCAAGCCGGCCGCCGGCGGCACCGCTCAGTCGATCAAACGCACCTCCAAGCCCACCCAGTCTGTTGTGCCGTTCTCGATCACCAAGAAGCCTCATGGCGCGACGGTGGCCGTGACGGCGGCCGTGACAGCGGCCGTTGTGGCCGTTGTCTCTGCAACTTCCACGGAGCCCGAGGTGGCAGCACAGGCAGAAGCGGAGGAAGTATCACCGGAGGTCCCATCAGCCCTTGTCCCAGCTCTGATCAccgtgtctcctccctctccttcccccgtgGAGGTTACTCCACCCGGGTACCACGACACCCCAACAGTAGATCTTACCTCCCCTCCACTCAGCCCCGTCATGTCAACAGCCAGTCTGCAGCAGGACCCGATACTTGCTGCTGTCCCCCTCAGTCCAGAACAGGAACCAAGGCCTTTCCTAGCAGAAGCTACCCCAGCTGTGGCCTCACTTGTAGAGTCAACACAGTCAGAGGAGCCTGCACTGCTAATGCCCGAGGTGTCGGAAACGTCCTCGCCGGTAGCTCTCGAGGCTTCTGCCCCTCAAGGGGACGTTATTTTCAAAGCGGAGGCCAACCTcaatgaggatgaggaggaagatgatgaagaggagagggagggcagccAGCAGGTGTCCGTGTCAGACATGAGCGGTACCCAGCCCACGGAGGAGTCCCGGCCCGGCTCGGCAGGGCCCGCCGGAGGGTCGGCGTGGCGAGGGGGCGGCGCTCTCCTGTCGGAGCTCGACTCCGAGGAAGTGAGCTGCAGCCAACAGGGGGCGTCCGAGCTGAGCGCTCCGGGGGTCTTGGAGGGCACGGAGAGCATGGACGACCTGGGAGATGCCAGCCTGAAGGGGGCCATCGTGGACATGGAAGGGGCGTCTGCTGGCTCCCCCGACTTCGAGAAGGTGCCGGACATCCCGGCGAACGATtttgaggaggacgaggaggaagacgaggacgaTGACGATCGAGTGTGTGACATGGAGGTCGGGTCGGAGCGAGCGGAGGACCCGAGGAGGGTGAGgcatgaagaggaggaagaggaggatgaagatgtgGAGATGGCCAGCGAGGGCGTGACTGAGAGCGGGCTGGAAAGCTACGGGAACGCTGACGAAGACGACTTTGCTGAAGATGAGCGGTTGGACAACCTCAATCGTGCTGCCCTGcttcaccctgcccccctgctgccctcagcCGCGCAATGGGACCAACCAAACAACCCCTGGGCCCAGCCATTCCAGCCAGCCCAGAATGCCTCAGCACCTCTGTTAGCCCCCGCCAGCCCTTCAGTAGACGCCTGGCAGGCGGACTCTGAAACCCCAACCCAGTCTCCCGCCCAAGCCTGGCTAGAGCTGGGCTCAGCCCCCTTTGTTCCCCAAGAACCGGCTCTCCACATGCCTTCAGCTAGCTTGCCGAAACTTAGTCCTGCTCAAGGCCTGGATGAGGAGCACCAGCCTGGCCTGGGCCCCATGCAGACCCTGGCCCCCGCACCCATCTCTGGCCCGGGCATGTCCCAGTCCAGCACCTTGAGCAGTGCCGACCTGGCTACCCATAGCAGCAGTGAGACCAGCACACCGGAGGAGCTGCGAAACTACAACAAGGAGGGTAAGCTCCACGGTGGGCAGGCCCCTGCTCCGGTGCTGTCCCTCCAGCCTGACCCAGAGGACCAGGACTTGGGCATCCACCTGGAGCAAGGtgatggggaggaagaggaggcagagacccTTCCCGCAGACGAGGTGCTGGGCGGTCCTGCCACGGCCCCCACCTCCAACCCCTCGTCCTCATCCACCAGCGAGGACGAAGCCAGCGACACGGAAGGCGAGGCCCAGCTGGATGAGCCCCTGGAGGACGGCGGGATCGTCAACGCGGCGTTCGAAGCCAagcccgccgccgccgcccagcgctgcctgtctgctttggaGGAAGGCGAAGAAGCCATCGGCGAGGAGTGGGGCGGCGACACGCCGCATTCAGCCAACTCGGCTGCATCTTACGGCTTCGACATGACGACCACGGCTTCCAGCTCCAACGCCCACTCCGCGGGGGAGGGCTGCCCCAAGAGCCCGGGCATCTTCTCCCTGGAGGAGCTGCCGGAGGAAGACAAGGCTCCATCCCTCATCGGGGAGCCGACCTCCCCACGGCAGCCCTCCTCGGGTGAGCCACCCGTAGACCTCCTGCCTCTGGGAGGAGACGGGGGTGGTTCTCACCCCGATGAGCATCTCTATATGCTGTGTGGGAGGCAGGGAGCGGAGCTGGGGGAGTTTGGGGACCTGGGGGGGCCCCTggacccctccctgtctctgggCTCTCGGCACCCAGAGCCTGGGTCTGATGCTCAGCCGCCCTACTACTCTGCCATCTGTGAAAAGACTGAGAACTCTCTGGAAG GCTGA